In the Armatimonas rosea genome, CCAGCGCATCCTAGCCGCAGGCTATGCGGTGGGAACAGCACTCTCCGCGCGGCTCTGGCACAAGGTGAGCCGCTCCACGGGGAAGGACTCGCCCCTGACACTCTACTACATGCGGCGCAACCAGCTGCTCTACCTGAAAAAACACGGGACACGCGCCGGACTCATCGCGGCACTCGCAGACTCCCTGCGGCTCTGGGCGGTCTGGACGGTAAAGCGTAACCCCAAGCGGACGATCCTCCAGCGCGCGCTCCTGGATTTTCGCCGGGGCCGCTTCGGACGCGCCAACGGGATATAATTCAACGTGGCCCGGCTCCATCTCTTCCATACCAACGACTTTCACGGCAAGCTCACCGATGAGAAAGCGGCGATTCTCAAAGCCCATATCGAGCGCCTCGCGGCAGGAGAGCCGTATGTGCTCCTCGATGCCGGCGATGCTGTCTCCGCAGGAAACCTGGGCTTCAACCCTTTAGGCGAGCCGCTTCTCGCCCGCATGAGCGCCCTCGGCTACGATGCCATGACCATGGGCAACCGCGAGACCCACCCGAGCCTTGCCGTGGTGCGGACGAAGCTTAGCAAGGCGGGTTTCCCCGTGCTCTGCGCCAATGGCTACGCGAAAAATGCCGCGGGGAACGTCCCGTTTCTGCCGTCCGTACTGCTAGAGCGGGGAGGGAGGCGCATCGGAGTCTTCGGGGTGACCGTCCCGATGGCGACCCCGCAGAAAGTGGACGCCGCGCTCTGGGACAACCTCTTTGCGCCGCCAATAGAAACGGCCAAACAGCTTGCTGCCGAGCTGCGGCCCCAGTGCGACCTGCTGATCGCCCTGACCCATATCGGGATCGCCCAGGACCGCAAGCTCGCCGAGGCCGTGCCGGAGCTGGACCTGCTGATCGGTGGGCACACCCATGTGGTCCTGGAGCAGCCCGAGGTGGTAAACGGTGTGCCGATTGTCCAGGCCGGGAGCCACGCGCGCTACCTGGGCCATGTTATCTTTGAAGACGGAAACGTCACTGGAGAGCTGATTTCGCTATGAGCCGACGCTATGTCGAGACGACCTTGACCTGCTGTGTGTGTGGGACCCGTGCCGCGACCGCGTGGCGGCGGGCAGGCGACCATATCCACGGAGGGCCGCGTGAGTTCCATGCCGTGGAGTGCGCCCGCTGTGGGACCGTCCGCCTCGATCCCCGCCCGAGCCCCGAGGAGATGGGCAAGCACTACACGCCGCTGACCTATGCCCGCGCCGAGGACGATGCCACGAGCGGGCTCGCGGAGCGCCTCGACGAGTACAACCGCCGCATGGCCGAGCGCACTCTCGCTACTATCCCCGAGAGCACCCCGCGCCGCGCCCTCGATGTGGGCTGCGGCGATGGGCGTTTTCTCGCCCAGCTCGCCGAGCGGGGCTGGAGTGTCGAGGGGCTGGAGACCGATCCGGTCGCCGCCGAGCTCGCGCGCAAGCGCACCGGCGGCACGATCCACGAGGCACCTCTGGAGGAGATCACCCTCCCCGAAAGTGCCTTTGGGCTGATCTCGATCTTACACGTCCTGGAGCACGTCCCCGAGCCACGCGAGACCCTGACAGCGGCCTGGAACGCTCTCGCGCCGGGAGGGACCCTCTTGATCGCTGTCCCCAATGTCAACTGCCTGGAAGCGCGGCTCTTCCGCTCGTGCTGGTACCCGCTGGACCTGCCCCGCCACTACTGGGGCTTTGCACCGCGCACCCTCACCCGCCTCACCGAGACCTGCGGCTTCGAGGTGCAGCGCATCCGCCACTTCCCGTTTCTCTTTGGGATTCAGAGCGTCCGCTACAGCCTCAAGGCGATCTCAGGCAAGCCCATCGGCGAGGAAGAGGGCAGTGCAGGACCACGCCGTGAGGGGGGCAAGCTCCGCACAAAGGCCTTCCTCAGCCTCCTCACCGCCTCCGAGCGCCTCGGCCACGAGATGTCGGGTGAGGTCATGGAGCTCCTGGCGGTCAAGCGATGATCGGGATTTTATTTCTCGTCCTGCTGGCGGCGCTGGCGTTTGGGATCGGGGCGTTTTTCCTGCGTGGACTTCCTACCCAGGGACTTCTGGAGCGCAAGGCCTTTGCCCTGCCGCTGGGGATGGGAGTGCTCGCCTACACGATTCTGGCGCTGGGGCTTCTAGGGCAGGCAAAGGCCGTCCCCTTGACAGCGGGGGTGGTGCTGGTTGGCCTGCCGCTGGCGTTTCTGGGCTACCGGAGCCTTCCTCGCCGAGAGAAGACCGAGGAGCAGTCGGCGGGGGCGCTGGGGATTGGCGTGGCGCTGGTCTTGGGGCTCTGTGGGCTGATCACGCTGGTGGGCGCGCTGAACCCTCCGGGGGAGCTGGAGTGGGACTCGCTCTCGTACCATCTTGCCGCGCCCAAGCGCTTTCTCCAAGAGGGGCGAATCTACTACATCCCCGACGACCACCATAGCAACTTCCCCTTTACCCTCCAGATGCTCTATCTCTGGATGCTCTCGCTGGGCTCGGTGAGTGGGGCGAAGCTCTGTCACTGGCTCTGTGGAGTGCTCCTGACGATCTCGGTCTACACCTGTGGCGTGCGGTATTTCCATAAAGCCGTCGGACAGGTCGCCGCAGTGATGGTTGCGACCACCCCGATCTTGCTCTGGGAGTCCACGACCGCCTATATCGACCTCGCGCTTGCCCTCTTCTCGTTCCTGAGCTTCTACGCCGCTCTCAACCTCAGGGAGGATCGGCGCTGGCTGCTGGTCTCGGCGGCGCTGATGGGGCTCGCGCTGGGAACCAAGTCCACGGCGCTGGTCTTCTGGGGCATGGGGGCAGGGGGGCTTCTTGTGGCGCGTGTGCCGCTGACGCGCGTGCTGCTCTGGGCGGGGGTGGCGCTGGCGGTTGGGCTGCCCTGGTACCTAAAGACCTTCCTCTACACAGGCGACCCGGTCTATCCCTTTGGCTGGAAGCTCTTCCACGGACGCTACTGGAACGACGCGGCGGCGCTGGGCTACGCCAAAGATCAGGTGGCATTTGGGCTTGGAAAAGACCCCCTGCACCTGCTCCTGGCACCGTGGAACGTCACCCTGGAGGCAGGGCTGATCTCGCAAGTGCGTCCCTTTATCTTTACCGAGTATGTCGATCGTGGCCTGGGGCTCTCACCGGTCTATTTGGCGGTGGGGATGGCCCTACCGCTGCTGGTGCGTCGCTGGGACCGCACCGCGGTTGCCTGCCTGCTCTGGGGGCTGGGCATCTCCGCGACGTGGTTCTTCATGATGCAGCAGACCCGCTACCTGATTCCCGCGCTGCCCGCCTTTGCGCTGGTCTGTGCCTGGGGACTGGCACAGGCAGGGAAGCTCGCGCAACGGGCGGGCGGGGCGCTCGTGGCTCTGGCGGCGCTCTGGGGGCTGTACGTGGCGCTCACCCAGCTCCTGGCTCCGGCTCCCCTCAAGGCGCTGGAGGCTGCCGAGACCTGGATCAACACCAACGCCCCCAAAGATGCCAAGGTGGTGCTCTTCGACGAGACCCGTGGCTTCTGGCTGGAGCGGCCCTATATCTGGGGACAGCCCAACCACGCCCCCGGCCTGCTCCCCTACGACTCCTACCCCGATGTCGATGCCTTTTTGGCGGATTTCAAGCGTCGCGGCTATACCTACTTGCTCCAGAACACGCTCTTTACGAGCCTGGTCAAGCACGAAGACCCGGTCTGGTCCAAGTGGCGGACACTGCTGGCGCAGGCAGTGGAGCAGGGCAAGATCGAGCTGGTGCAGAGCATCGGGCAGAACAACCCGATTGTGATCTACCGAATTCCCTAAAACAAACAAAAGACGCCGGGGAGCCTCCCCGGCGTCTTTTTTGTTGTGTGGCGCTTACTTGGCGCTAAGGACCTCGTCGTGCTTCTTGGCGATCTCGTCCAGGGCATCCTTGGCAGGCTTGGCACCGGAGTAGGCCGCAAAGAGCTCTTCCTGGCAGGCCTTGAGTAGCTCGCTGTACTTGGGCGAGTTGTCAAAGTCCTTCAGGAAGGGCACGGACTTGGCGAAGGTCTCGTTGTAGGGGTTGGCCTTCTTGAACTCGTCGGTGGCCGAGACTTTCTTATTGGCCGTCAGACCACCCAGCGCGACCCACTTCTTCTGGTTCTCCTCTTTGCTAAACCACGCCATGAACTTCTTGGCATCGTCGGTGTTCTTCGAGTAGCTGGAGAGGGAGAGCCCCTGGCCACCAAGGGAGACGAACTGTCCGGCGGGTCCCTTGGGCATCATGAAGTAGCCCGTCTGGTCGGCGAACTTGTTCTTGGCCTTGTCCACGAGGGCGGGCATGAAGGCAAACCAGTTCTCGGCCATCGCGACCGTGCCCTCCTGGAAGGCGGTGTTACACTCGCTGAAGTAGAAGTTCTCGCCGCCCTTGGGGCAGAACTTCTTCAGGCCGGCGTAGAACTCCAGGGCCTTGACCGCCTCGGGGCCATTGATCGCGCCCGTCGCCTTACCGTCCTTGGTGTACGCGCCGCCGAAGCTCCAGAGGATCGGGTCGAAGCCCATGGTCGCGCCATCGTACTCCTTGGAGTAGAACAGGGCGCAGCCAAACTTGCCGTCCTTGGTGAAGAACTCGGCGATCTTGGCGAAGTCTTCCCAGGTCTCGGGAACCGCGAGCTCCTTGCCAAACTTGGCCTTGAAGGCCTCTTTGTTCTTGGCATCCTCGAAGAGGTCCTTGCGGTAGGCAAAGCCAATGGCATCGGCCATACAGGGGATCGCGTAGAGCTTGCCGTCGTACTCGCCGTAGTTCTTGAGAGCGGCCTCTTCGTTATCGGCCTTGGGGAAGTTGGCGGCATCGCCCGTCCACTCGGTCAGGTCGACATAGTGCCCACCGGTTGCCGCGTTTCCGAGCCACTGGGAGTCTCCGACCACCATATCGAACTCGGGCGACTTGCCGGTCCAGGCGGCGTTGATCTTGGTCTCAAAGTCCGACCAGGGAATCTGGTTCACTTCCACCTTGATCCCGGTCTCTTTGGTAAAGTCCTCAGTGAGCTTCTGGAGCTTGTCGGCCGGGTCCCACTTGGCCCACGCGATGACGAGCTTCTTGTCACCGCCGCCGCCACCGGCGGTGGTATTTGTCGGGGCTTCGCCACCGGTCTTCTCGCCGCCGCCGCTGGGACAGCCGGTGAGGGTGAGCAGGGGTAGGGTCGCAAACAGTGCGGTCAAAACGCCGCGTCGTGTCATTCGCATCATTGTCCTCCAAAAAAATGATACCCACCCGGTGCAGTGCACCGGGTGGGCTTGGGTCTAGCCCGTGACCTTGCGGGTCTTGGGATCGAAGTTCATGGTCTTGCCAAGGCGCTGGCTCATCTCGGCGAGCGAGATAATGGTCTGCACCTTGATGGCCAGATCGGCGTTGGCGTTGCAGTTGGCGGGGTCGTTCTTGCGGATCGACTCCAGCCAGTTCTTCTGGTGGTCGGGGATGTTCTCGGTGCGGGAGAAGCGTGCCAGGTCTGCTGCGCTGGTGTCGATCTTCTCGCCCTCGATCTCCTCGGTCCAGGGGCGCTCGGGGCGGACTTCTACGCCGTTGCCGAAGTAGACTGTCGCCTTCTCACCGCGGAACATGTCCTCTAGGCCCTGCTCGTTGACCGTGGAGCCGATGAAGAGCATGGACCAGCCCGACGGAAACTCGGCGATGATCTGCGACGTATCGGCGACATCGCGGTCCTTGTTCTGGACACCGTGGGTTCCGATGGAGCTGACGCGTGTCGGGAACTCGGGGTTGCCGGAGGCGATCAGGAACGGGTGGAGGCGGTGGGGCGCCAGGTCGCTCAAGATCCCCGACGAGTAGTCCCAGTACTTGCGGTAGCGGCGGAAGAGGGCTCCGCTGTCGGCGCGCTCGGGCTGGATATTGACCTCGGCCGGTCCCAGGAAGTTCCAGGCACGCTTGGGGGCAGAGCCCAGCCAGAGCTCCCAGTCGAAGGTCTCGGGGGAGATCTCTTTCTCGATCTTGTAGTTCCACTCCCCAAAGCGGTTGTTACGGGTGTAGGAGCTCTGGCCCATGACCAGCTTGCCCACTTTCCCCTCGCGGATCGCCTTGGCGGTAGCATGCCAGCGGACATCGGTACAGCCCTGCGAGCCGACCTGGTAGACACGCTTGGTCGCCTTGACCACATCGTAGACCTGGAATGCTTCGTCCAGGTAGCGAGTCATGGGCTTCTCGCAGTAGATATGCTTACCGGCCTGCATGGCGTGTACGGCGATCTGGCCGTGCCAGTGCTCAGGCGTGGCGATCACGATGGCGTCGATATCGCTGCGCTCGATGATCTTGCGGTAGTCACGGTTTGCCAGGACAGGCGCGCCGCCATTTTTGGTCTTGATGTAGTCGACTGCGCGCGTGTTGTAGAGGTCAAAAGGATCACAGACCGCCACCGGAGCGACATTCCATTCCTGCATCTTATCGGCGTAGGAGCGCAGGTGGGCGTTGTAGCCCTGGGTTCCTACACCCACAAAGCCAAGCGTGATGCGGTCGTTGGCACCGATGGCCCGACCCGTTGCCAGCTTCGTGCCCATAGGGAACTTACCGCCCGTCATTGCTTTGGCATCAATGGTAGAGACGGGAATCTGCGGCTTGCCTGCTGTCTTGGCGCCCCCGGCGGGTGCCGCGGGTTTTGCTGCTCCCTGTGCCGCTTCTGCCTCGGCGGTCACCGCAGCTCCTGTCACCAGCGCACCCGCGACAGTTGTCGCGGTCTTAAGAAAGTCACGTCGAGAGCTCTCGACATCTGTCCGTTTTTCGTCCATGGTACGTCCTTTCGCCTAGAGGGCGAACATTTCCTTCGAGAATGTGATTTTGTTTCCGGTTAGTGCCGCTTCGTTGGCCTTTATCCCGACAACTGTCGCAACGAAACCTGCTTCCGCAGTTGCGTACATCTTGGGGTTGTAGCCCGGCTTGGTGGCCTCGGTGATTCCCGTGGGCTTGCCAAGTCGGATGGAGTTGAGGAAGGTCTCGCAGGCATAGCGGTTGGGAGTCTGCTTGGCGTTCATCTGCGCGACCTTGGCGGGCTCCAGTCCCTGAGCAAGCGCCTTGGAGGCATTGGCGACCAGCATGATCCCGGTCTCGTCCCCGACTTGCTCACGGCGGGCATAGACCTCCCACCCGAGGTTGTCGGCATCGCTCTCTTTAAACATCCAGCCGCGCTGACCACGCAGCAGAATGGCACACTGGCCTCCCTGGATCAGCTCGAAGCTCCCCCCAAAGCTACTGCCGAGGGTGGCATCGTAGGTGAGGTTCACGCCCTCAGGGTACTGCACGACGCAGGTGACAGTCCTCAGGAAGCCCTCGCCCGTCCCAAAGCCGGAGACCGAGAGGGGTAGGGACTTCAGGTACCAGGTAGCCGTGTCGATCTGGTGGATCCCCACCTCGCCCACAAGGCCATTGGCCCGGGTCTGATCGAGCCGCCAGTTGAGCTCGCTCTCCCGCTCGGGGGTGGGAGCCGCGCGCCGCCAGCTCGACTTGAGGTTCCACTGTGCCGAGCAGCGGGCAACATTTCCCATGGTCTTGCCACTGTCGATAAAGTCCTTGACATGGTGGTGCTGGGGGTTGGTTCGGTTGTGCAGCCCGACCTGGAAGATTGTCTTTGCGTTCTTTCCTGCCAGCGCGATCGCGCGTGCGTCCTCGATGGTGTGCGCCAGCGGTGCCTCGCAGAAGACATGCTTTCCCGCTGCGAGTGCGTCTAGGACGATCTGCTTGTGGAGGTGTGTCGGCGTTGCGACAAAGACTCCCTGAACCGTCTTGTCGTCGAGGACTTTCTTGTAGTCGTTGACAAACGTGGCCTTGGGTGCGTTCTCCAGCGCTTTCTTCTGAAACAGCGGTGACGAGTACGAGTCGCAGACGTACTTGACCACGGGGCCGGTCAGATAGGAGAGAGACTTGAGGATCTCCCTGCCCTGCTCGCCCGCTCCGATCACGGCGACAGTGACAGGGGTCTGGGGGATCTCTTGGGTCTCTTGGTACTCCAGGGTTAGCTCTTCCGCATGCCCTAGGCTCTGGCTTCCCAGGAGCATTCCCAGCGCCAGGACGGAGCCCCGTCCCAGCAAATCGCGTCGTGTTACATCACTCATAGTGTGCTTTCTTCCCGTAGGTTGGTGATTTTCTTGCCGGTTTTCACGGCCTCGTTGGCTCGAATCCCCACGACCGTGGCAGCAAAGCCTGCCTCCGCCGTGGCGTGCATCGGGTGTGGTTGGTTGGGCGCGGAGGCACTGGTGCGCCCCGTGGGCTTGCCCTCACGCATGGAGTTCAAAAATCCTTCGCATGCAAAGAACAACGGTGTGTGGCGCGGATTGGTGTCCAAATTTCTCGAGGGCTCCAGCCCCTCACTGAGTAGCTTGGAGGCGCTCGCGACAAGGATGTAGCCGGTCTCATCGCCCAGCGGCTCGCGCTTGGTATAGACCTCCCAGCCCAGGACAGGGGCATCGCTCTCCTTGATCATCCAAGCACGCGTGCCGCGCAGTAGCATGGAGGTCTGATCGCCGCAGAGGAGCTCGTAGCCGCCCCCAAAGCTACTCCCCAGCGTGGCGTTGTAGGTGAGCTGAATCCCTCTGGGAAACTGGACGATGGCGGTGACACTGTTCTCGTTGCCAAAGCTCGCCACCGAGAGGGGGGACTCTTTAAGGAACCAGCTGATGGTGTCGAGCTGGTGGATTCCCACCTCGCCCAAGAGCCCGTTGGCTTGGCCAGGGTTCAGCCGCCAGTTGAGGGCAGCCTCCCGCTCCGGGGTAGGGGCCGCACGTCGCCAGCTTGCTTTCTTGTTCCAGGTCGCCTCCGCCCGCGCGACATTGCCAAGCACGCCGGTGTCCACAAAGTACTTGACATGGCGGTGCTGGGGATTACTTCTATTCTGTAGCCCAACTTGAAAGAGCTGCTTGCTGTTCTTTCCCGCCAGCGCGATCGCGCGTGCGTCCTCGATGGTGTGCGCCAGCGGTGCCTCGCAGAAGACATGCTTTCCCGCTGCGAGTGCGTCTAGGACGATCTGCTTGTGGAGGTGTGTCGGCGTTGCGACAAAGACTCCCTGGACGGTCTTGTCGTCGAGGACTTTCTTGTAGTCGTTGACAAACGTGGCCTTGGGTGCGTTCTCCAGCGCTTTCTTCTGAAACAGCGGCGAAGAGTAAGAGTCGCAGACGTACTTGACGACCGCCTCGGGCAGGAGGCTGAGCGCGGCAAGGATCTCCTTGCCGCGCTCGCCCGCCCCGATTACTGCTAGAGAAAGCGCCTGGTTCATTACTTCTTTAAGATAGCCGGAGTCGCGTCTGGTTTCGGGAGTTTCGCGCTTCCTTTGGCTTCTTTTAGGGACCAGAGGATCCCGCCGAGCACGTGCTCCTGGTACCAGGGCTTCTGCCAGACATCGACCCGGTGGCCCAGCGACGTGTAAAACACGCGGCCCTTGCCGTACTCTTTCACCCAGGAGACCCCGTAGTAGCCGGGCTCCTTGGAGTTGGGGTGCTTGTCCATCCCGACCAGCGCGTGCACCTTGGTCCAGTCAAAGCTCTTGAACTGGTAGATCTCATCGAAGACCTTGAAGGATTTCTTCTCAAAGACCTTGGTCGCCGGGTGGCTGTCGTCTTCCAGCAGGCCCTCGATCTCCACTTGTGCGCCGTGGGTCTTGAACTCGCCACCGATCATCTCGATGTAGGCGGGAAAGTCATGGAACGTATCGCTGGCGGCGTGGGCACCACAGAAGGCATGGCCCTCTTTGATCCAGGCCAGGAAGCCGTCTTTGTCCGGGAGGGGCAGGTTGCCGGTGGTCGAGGCAAAGAAGACACCGTCGTAGTTCTTCAGCGCCGCGACCGTCATCTTCTGGGCCATCTCTTCATCGGTGCGGACATAGTCGACCTCGAACTTGCCGCTCTTGGCACCCAGCTCGGCGAGGACTTTCTCGGCGACTGGGATCGAGTCGCCGTGGCGGAAGCCCTTGGTGACCGTGACCACGAGGAGCTTCTTCTTGGCGCGGTGGGCCGTGGTCGGAGTGGCGAGAAAAGCGGCTCCTAGGGCAAGAGCAGCAAGGGGGAGTAAGCGTCGGTGCAGGCGGGGCATGGTAGTCCTTTCGGTACTGTTAAAGACGCGGCAGTGCGCGCCGACGTTCAGTATAGCGCAAAAAAGACGCCTGGGGAACCTCCCCGGGCGTCTCTTAATAGAATTCAGTGGAGCTAAGGGGATTCGAACCCCTGACCTCTACAATGCGAATGTAGCGCTCTCCCAGCTGAGCCATAGCCCCAAACCACAGCGGCCTAAATTATATCAAGCATCCGGTGGCAGTGCAAGACCCCAGGTGGCGTAGCAGGCGCGGCGGTACTCGGGGAAGGTGTCTTGCTCGATAGCGGCGCGGGCACCCTCCATCACCTTCGCGTAGTAGGCAAGGTTGTGGTACGTGGCGAGGCGGGAGTAGAGGATCTCCTTGCTCTGGTGCAGGTGCCTCAAGTAGGCGGCGCTGTGGAGACGGCAGACCTTGCAGTCGCACTCCGGGTCGATCGGGCCAGCCTCGTCGGTCCAGCGGGCGTTGGAGATATTGATGCGGCCCTGCGATGTGTAGAGCGCGCCGTTGCGGGCCATGCGGGTGGGCAGGACACAGTCAAACATGTCGATCCCGTAGTAGATCCCATCCAGCAGGTCCGACGGCGTCCCGACTCCCATCAGATAGCGCGGCTTGTGGGCGGGCAGGAGCGGGGTGGTCAGGGCCGTGATGCGCCGCATCTCCTCCACCGGCTCGCCCACGCTCACGCCCCCGATCGCGATTCCGGGGAAGTCCATCGCGCTCACGGCCAAGGCGGACTGCGCCCGGAGGTCGTCGTAGCTCCCGCCCTGGACAATCCCAAAGAGCAGGTGCCCGGTGGAGTCGCCGCCCAGCGCGTTGTGGCGGGCCAAGCAGCGCTCCTCCCAGCGAAGCGTCCGGTCCAGCGAGTCTTTGGTGTACTGCCAGGTCGCCGGGTAGGGTGGGCACTCGTCGAAGGCCATGATGATGTCCGCGCCCAGCTCGTGCTCGATCTCCATCACCCGCTCGGGGGAGAAGAGATGCTTGCTCCCATCGAGGGTCGAGCGGAACGTGACGCCCTCCTCGGTGATCTTGCGCAGGTCCTTGAGAGAGAACACCTGGTAGCCGCCCGAGTCCGTGAGCATCGCGCCGTCCCAGCCGATGAACTTCGGCAAGCCCCCAAACCGCGCCACCCGCTCCGAGCCGGGCCGCAGATACAAGTGATAGGTATTGCCCAGAATTAATCTATAGCCCAGCTCCCAGACCTCGTCGAAGGTCATCGCCTTTACCGTCCCTTGCGTCCCGACCGGCATAAAGGCAGGTGTCTGCACGGTCGCACGGGGAAGCTGCAGCTCCCCGCGCCGCGCCTGGCAGCTGCTCGCTGATTTCTGTAGCGTAAAGAGGCTCATCGGCCCCTATGCTACCACTTTTGCCTCAGTACTTCCGACGCTTGATGAGGACGAGCGTGCCACCGAGGGCCACGAAAGCAAGTGTCCCTGGCTCAGGAGCACTGCTCGTGCTAGTGACACGCCCGTTCTGGTCGAAGCGTGCCTGCCCCGATTCCACATCTCCCAGGCTCCAGTTGCTGGTAATCAAGTTATTGCTGCTATCGTAGAGATCGATGCGATCCAGGATCGTGGTGCTGGCAAAGTCCGCCTCTGCGGTGTAGGTGTCTCCCAGAAGATCCTGGGCCTCGTCGCGCCCGAGCTTTACGGAGGCAGTGGCTTGGTAGAACAGGTCGATATTCTGCCCAAGCGTGATGGGCAGGTTGTAGACAAAGTTCCCGGTGTTCTCAAAGACCATCAGCTCCGCCGGAGGGGTGGCGGTATTAAAGACACTGTTGTAGGTCTCGGTAGGATAGTAGCCCGCCATGAAGCGCAGCACCGCTCCAGCGTAGCCCGTGTCTGGGCTTGTCAGCGTGCTCCCCGAGACATTCCAACGAAAGACCGAGTACGCCGCGTTATTGGGAGCGGTCAAGAACTTCAGCTGAGTGTGCGACCCGTAGACTCCCCCGGCGATATAGCCTGAGTCTTGGACATTGGTGACAGAGATCTTGGCGTAGTTTTTGGAGACATAAAAGCCACCCGCCACGGTGCTGGCCATCGCCTCTACAGGGGCACTGTCATAGAGGGTGTTCGTGTAGATTGCGGAGCCGGTTGCGGTCGCATTAGGGCGGTTGCTATTGATATTCGTTGCGCCTGACGCTGTGTTATAGGCGTTGTAGGCATCCGCGACAAATCCTCCGGAGGTATCGCGCCCGAAGATCGAGTAAGTGCTGATATAGGGCGCTTGCGCTCTCGCTCCGGGAACGATCACGAGCCCGAGAGAGGCAAGAGCCAGCAGGTTTAGGGGAAGAGTGTGCTTCATGAGTCTTGGTTTTCCTTAGTTGCGTTT is a window encoding:
- the tgt gene encoding tRNA guanosine(34) transglycosylase Tgt; amino-acid sequence: MSLFTLQKSASSCQARRGELQLPRATVQTPAFMPVGTQGTVKAMTFDEVWELGYRLILGNTYHLYLRPGSERVARFGGLPKFIGWDGAMLTDSGGYQVFSLKDLRKITEEGVTFRSTLDGSKHLFSPERVMEIEHELGADIIMAFDECPPYPATWQYTKDSLDRTLRWEERCLARHNALGGDSTGHLLFGIVQGGSYDDLRAQSALAVSAMDFPGIAIGGVSVGEPVEEMRRITALTTPLLPAHKPRYLMGVGTPSDLLDGIYYGIDMFDCVLPTRMARNGALYTSQGRINISNARWTDEAGPIDPECDCKVCRLHSAAYLRHLHQSKEILYSRLATYHNLAYYAKVMEGARAAIEQDTFPEYRRACYATWGLALPPDA
- a CDS encoding PEP-CTERM sorting domain-containing protein (PEP-CTERM proteins occur, often in large numbers, in the proteomes of bacteria that also encode an exosortase, a predicted intramembrane cysteine proteinase. The presence of a PEP-CTERM domain at a protein's C-terminus predicts cleavage within the sorting domain, followed by covalent anchoring to some some component of the (usually Gram-negative) cell surface. Many PEP-CTERM proteins exhibit an unusual sequence composition that includes large numbers of potential glycosylation sites. Expression of one such protein has been shown restore the ability of a bacterium to form floc, a type of biofilm.) — encoded protein: MKHTLPLNLLALASLGLVIVPGARAQAPYISTYSIFGRDTSGGFVADAYNAYNTASGATNINSNRPNATATGSAIYTNTLYDSAPVEAMASTVAGGFYVSKNYAKISVTNVQDSGYIAGGVYGSHTQLKFLTAPNNAAYSVFRWNVSGSTLTSPDTGYAGAVLRFMAGYYPTETYNSVFNTATPPAELMVFENTGNFVYNLPITLGQNIDLFYQATASVKLGRDEAQDLLGDTYTAEADFASTTILDRIDLYDSSNNLITSNWSLGDVESGQARFDQNGRVTSTSSAPEPGTLAFVALGGTLVLIKRRKY